A single Osmerus mordax isolate fOsmMor3 chromosome 9, fOsmMor3.pri, whole genome shotgun sequence DNA region contains:
- the snapc1b gene encoding snRNA-activating protein complex subunit 1b has protein sequence MEAARYYKEQVNADIEDILSRFQQTESVRYEQFSAIWKEMKFSSIFYGRLEVNETRSFSRVILSTAFSYLLPPYTFQIRVGGLYLLYGLFNSQLITPREKIRLALKDWEDIKKFEQDAINAQHFDVVYIYRKLLAEKAFHFTATPVPLCFQVKKKTKRQELCEEFMDRAMRPQELVSMDMLEEVSNVHQHYEQLKTAISSTPGQPDPELRLVNKDLVPHLRNAVVEYYQWQSKRGSQDRDDQVYEDGAEGPSEQQECSRRALLLASIKSKSYGQQVEASKSRRHRQVETVTNARETEPRVKSRKTFSWKEKEFKRRIRTLKQKTCNSLKLTDEHKDDQLNLTQPWCLTEAEAKIIIATKNRNRFRW, from the exons ATGGAGGCAGCAAGGTATTACAAAGAGCAGGTAAATGCGGACATTGAAGACATTCTGAGTCGCTTTCAGCAAACGGAGTCGGTGCGATATGAGCAGTTCTCGGCGATATGGAAAGAGATGAAATTCTCATCTATATTTTA TGGCAGATTGGAAGTTAATGAGACGAGAAGTTTTAGTCGCGTAATACTGTCCACAGCCTTCAGCTACCTGCTTCCACCGTACACCTTTCAGATAAGAGTTGGGGGACTTTACCTGCTCTACGGGTTGTTCAACTCCCAACTGATTACTCCGAGAGAAAAG ATAAGGCTCGCACTGAAAGATTGGGAAGACATAAAGAAGTTTGAACAGGATGCAATCAATGCTCAGCACTTTGATGTTGTGTACATCTACAGGAAGCTCCTTGCAGAGAAAGCTTTCCACTTCACTGCCACTCCCGTGCCA CTGTGTTTCCAGGTGAAGAAGAAAACCAAACGGCAGGAGCTTTGTGAGGAATTCATGGACCGAGCGATGCGTCCTCAGGAACTGGTCAGCATGGATATGCTGGAG GAGGTGTCCAACGTGCACCAACACTATGAGCAGTTAAAGACGGCTATCTCATCCACACCTGGACAGCCAGACCCCGAACTGCGTCTGGTTAACAAAGACCTGGTTCCACATCTTCGCAACGCAGTGGTGGAGTACTACCAGTGGCAGAGTAAAAGG GGATCTCAAGACAGAGATGATCAAGTTTACGAGGATGGCGCTGAGGGGCCTTCAGAGCAGCAAGAG TGTTCTAGGAGGGCTTTGCTTTTAGCATCTATCAAGTCTAAGTCATACGGacagcaggtggag GCCTCCAAGTCTCGGAGACATCGTCAGGTGGAGACGGTGACGAACGCCAGGGAGACAGAGCCGAGGGTGAAAAGCAGGAAGACCTTCTCATGGAAGGAAAAGGAATTCAAAAGAAGGATTAGAACACTGAAACAGAAGACCTGTAACTCCCTGAAACTCACAG ACGAACATAAGGATGATCAATTGAATCTCACCCAACCATGGTGCCTGACCGAAGCAGAAGCCAAAATTATTATAG CCACGAAAAATAGAAATCGATTCCGATGGTGA